Below is a window of Candidatus Limnocylindrales bacterium DNA.
TAGTTCTTCGCCTGGGCCAATCCCTGTAAGGCCAATACCTTGGTAATCGCACTGGTTAAGGTCGTCTTGCCGTGGTCTACGTGCCCAATGGTCCCTATATTCACGTGCGGCTTCGTCCGCTCAAATTTCGCTTTGCTCATCTGTAGAGACTCTCCCCGGTCGGTTGTTCGTTATTCGTTGTTTACTGGACCAACAACGGATAAGGGACAGCCGACAGGAGATGATTTAACCTTTTTTTCCTGAAACAATTTCTTGGGTAATGTTATAGGGGGTTTCACCATAATGAGAGAACTGCATGGTGTAAGTAGCACGCCCTTGGGTTCTAGAACGTATATTGGTCGCATATCCAAACATTTCAGAAAGGGGCACGTTAGCCCTGATCACCCGGGCCCCCCCTCGGGTTTCCATATTAAGAACTTTTCCCCTTCGGGAATTTAGATCTCCAATGACATCACCCAAGTATTCTTCGGGAATTACCACTTCCACATCCATAATAGGTTCTAACAGAACCGGATCTCCCCGTTTACAAGCTTCCTTGAAAGCCATGGATCCGGCTATTTTAAAAGCCATTTCTGAGGAATCTACTTCATGATAAGATCCATCAAAGAGCTCAACCTTCACATCCACTACCGGATAACCAGCCAAAGATCCTGTTTCCATGGCTTCAGCGATCCCTTTTTCTACGGCAGGTATATATTCTTTCGGAATTACACCTCCCACAATCTTATTTTCAAATTTAAATCCTTCTCCCCGATTCAAAGGACTTACTTTTATCTTTACATGGCCGTACTGACCCCGACCTCCGGTCTGTCGGATGAATTTCCCTTCGGCCTCAGCTTCTTTCTTGATGGTTTCCTTGTAAGCGACCTGGGGTTTTCCGATATTGGCTTCAACTTTAAATTCTCTGAGAAGGCGATCTGTGATAATTTCCAGATGGAGTTCCCCCATTCCAGAGATAAGAGTTTGCCCGGTTTCGGGGTCCACCTTAACTTTAAAGGTAGGATCTTCATGGGTCAGTCGCGCCAGGCTGGTACCCAGTTTTTCCTGATCTGCTTTCGTTTTCGGCTCAATAGCAACCGAAATAACCGGTTCGGGAAATTTCATCGATTCCAACACAATGGGTTTATTTTCATCACAAAGCGTATCTCCCGTGGCGGTATTTTTTAATCCAATGGCGGCTACAATATCTCCGGCGTAAACGACCTTGACTTCTTCTCGTTTGTTGGCATGCATGCGGAGTAAGCGACCTATACGCTCCTTCGTCCCTTTGGTTGAATTATAAACCGAGGATCCTGACTCTAGAGTCCCGGAGTACGTGCGTAAGAAGGTCAACTGACCTACGTAAGGGTCGTTCATGATCTTAAAGGCCAGAGCAGACAACGGAGCCTCATCATCAGCAGCTCGGGTTTCTTCCATCTCGGTGATGGGATTGACTCCCAATACCGGTGGAATATCCACTGGAGAGGGTAAATAATAGATAACGGCATCAAGGAGAGGTTGAACGCCTTTATTCTTGAAAGAAGCGCCGCATAATACCGGGATAAACGAAACGGTTAGGGTCGCTTTCCGAATAGCGCCACGTATTTCTTCCTCGGAGATTTCTTTTCCTTCCAGATATTTTTCAAGGATGACCTCATCGACCTCACTAAGGGCTTCCAGGAGTTTTTCCCGATAAATCTCAGCATCTTTCTTCAACTCTTCAGGAATATTCACAACTGAATAAGTGGCTCCCAAACTCTCCGTGTCGTATATAATGGCCTTCATGGTAATGAGATCCACAACCCCTTTGAAACTTTCCTCTTTTCCAACGGGAATTTGTACAGGTACGGCATTAGCAGCGAGCCGTTCCCTTATCATTTCCACCACATGAAAGAAATCAGCTCCGGTTCGGTCCATTTTATTGACGAAGGCAATTCGTGGTACACGATACCGATCTGCCTGCCGCCATACCGTCTCGGATTGCGGCTCTACGCCACCGACGGCACAAAAGACTGCAATGGCTCCATCTAACACCCGCAAGGATCTTTCAACTTCTACGGTAAAATCCACATGACCTGGGGTATCGATGATATTGATCTTATGGTCTTTCCAAAAAGCAGTCGTTGATGCGGAGGTAATGGTAATTCCCCTTTCCTGCTCCTGCTCCATCCAATCCATGGTTGCAGTTCCCTCATCGACCTCGCCAATGCGGTGGGTTTTACCCGTATAGTATAAAATTCTCTCTGTTGTCGTTGTCTTACCGGCATCAATGTGAGCCATGATACCGATATTTCTACATTTTTTTAAAGGTACTCGCTGTTCCATCCTTCCTCACTCTCGGATACCGTTTTTACCACCTGTAATGGGCAAATGCCTTATTCGCCTCTGCCATTTTATGGGTATCCTCCTTCTTCTTGATTGCATTGCCTTTGTTATTGGCAGCATCTAACAACTCGGATGCCAGACGTTCCTGCATAGACTTTTCTCCTCTTTGCCTTGCGTACTCAATAATCCACCGGATACTTAAGGTGGTCCGACGTTCAGGTCGAACCTCGACAGGAACCTGGTAAGTCGAACCCCCTACTCGCCTTGATTTCACTTCCAGAACCGGTTTTGCATTGGATACGGCTTTATTAAATACGGCTAAAACATCCCGGTTTCCGGTTCGTTCACGAATAATATCCAAGGCACTATAAAAAATTTTTTCTGCAATACTTTTCTTTCCGTCTCTCATTAAACAGTTAATAAACTTAGCAACCAGGACACTATTATATTTAGGATCCGGCAATACGGTTCGTTTGACTGCAACTTTTCTTCTCGACATATTCTTCTTTCAAGCCTCTAAAATGTCTTTTAAGTGCTTTAGACACTTTCGCTTACTTAAAAACTTAAAACACTTTAGGTACTTTAGTTTATTCAAAAACTTAAAACTCCTTTAACTATTTCTTCGGTCTCTTAGCTCCATATTTAGAGCGACCCTGGAATCTATTCTGGACCCCTGCACTATCTAAAGCTCCCCGAATGATATGATACCGTACACCGGGAAGATCTTTAACGCGCCCTCCTCTTACCAGAACGATGGAGTGCTCTTGCAGGTTATGTCCGATTCCAGGAATATAAGAGGTAATTTCTATGCCATTGGTTAAGCGAACTCTGGCAACTTTTCTAAGTGCGGAATTAGGTTTTTTAGGAGTTGTTGTGTAAACTCGGACACAAACTCCCCGCTTCTGCGGAGACGCTCTTAAAGCAGGACTATGTGTCTTTGATTTAACCTTTTCACGCCCTTTTCTGATCAGCTGATTAACTGTCGGCATTTAGCAATGAAACAATGAACAATGAACCATTAACTCGAGCTAATGGTTCATTGTTAATTATTAATAAGGTAACGCTATAATATAACGGTAATTACAAAATCTATCAAGGGGTATCCAACAGGCTTCTGGCGTCTAGATAATTAAACAACAGACCGGGAACGACTTATAAAGGACCAGAACAATGGCTCATCACGCCCGGTAATTCTGAGCGGTCCCCGGGTAGGGGGGGGTTTCAAAACCACCCCTACCCTCTGTGAAAACAATCGTGGAAAACTTGTAATTTTTTATGGCCGCTTATCCGGTAGTGGATTATAAGTTTGCTTTAACAGTGGCTTTTCGATATCTTAACATCCCCGTTCCTGCCGGTATCAGTCGTCCTACGATTACATTCTCCTTTAACCCTCTCAGGTCATCTACTTTGCCGGAGATGGCGGCCTCTGTAAGTACCCGGGTCGTTTCCTGGAATGAGGCTGCTGAAATGAAGCTATCTGTACTTAGGCTGGCCACTGTAATTCCCAAGAGTTGGGGTCGTCCTCTGGCAGGACGGCCACCGGCTTTGATAACCCGCTCATTTTCTTCTTCAAAGGCAAATCGATCCACGTACTCATCCAGTAGAAATTCCGTATCTCCGGGGTCTACTATTTTGACCCTCCGTAACATTTGCCGAACGATGATCTCGATATGCTTATCGTTGATATTTACACCCTGGAGTTTGTAAACTTCCTGAATCGATTTAACCAGATATTTTTGGACCTCTTTAACACCCAGGACTCGTAAAATGTCATGGGGATTGGAAGGGCCATCCATCAAAGCTTCTCCGGCCTTGACCCGATCACCTTCTCGAACACTGATATGGACTCCTCTTGGAATGGAGTATTCTTTCTCATCTCCACTATCATTACGTACAATCACTTTCCGGCTTCCTCGTGAGATACCTCCAAAGCTCACCACGCCATCAATCTCACTGATAATGGCGTATTCCTTTGGTTTTCTGGCTTCAAAGAGTTCCACCACACGGGGCAAACCACCTGTAATATCCTTGGTTTTAGTGGTATCTTTGGGAATTTTGGCTATAATATCGCCTGCAGAAACCACCTGTCCATCTGCTACCTGCAAATGAGCTCCAATGGGAAGAGGAATCTTAT
It encodes the following:
- a CDS encoding GTP-binding protein — its product is MSKAKFERTKPHVNIGTIGHVDHGKTTLTSAITKVLALQGLAQAKN
- the fusA gene encoding elongation factor G; amino-acid sequence: MEQRVPLKKCRNIGIMAHIDAGKTTTTERILYYTGKTHRIGEVDEGTATMDWMEQEQERGITITSASTTAFWKDHKINIIDTPGHVDFTVEVERSLRVLDGAIAVFCAVGGVEPQSETVWRQADRYRVPRIAFVNKMDRTGADFFHVVEMIRERLAANAVPVQIPVGKEESFKGVVDLITMKAIIYDTESLGATYSVVNIPEELKKDAEIYREKLLEALSEVDEVILEKYLEGKEISEEEIRGAIRKATLTVSFIPVLCGASFKNKGVQPLLDAVIYYLPSPVDIPPVLGVNPITEMEETRAADDEAPLSALAFKIMNDPYVGQLTFLRTYSGTLESGSSVYNSTKGTKERIGRLLRMHANKREEVKVVYAGDIVAAIGLKNTATGDTLCDENKPIVLESMKFPEPVISVAIEPKTKADQEKLGTSLARLTHEDPTFKVKVDPETGQTLISGMGELHLEIITDRLLREFKVEANIGKPQVAYKETIKKEAEAEGKFIRQTGGRGQYGHVKIKVSPLNRGEGFKFENKIVGGVIPKEYIPAVEKGIAEAMETGSLAGYPVVDVKVELFDGSYHEVDSSEMAFKIAGSMAFKEACKRGDPVLLEPIMDVEVVIPEEYLGDVIGDLNSRRGKVLNMETRGGARVIRANVPLSEMFGYATNIRSRTQGRATYTMQFSHYGETPYNITQEIVSGKKG
- the rpsG gene encoding 30S ribosomal protein S7, yielding MSRRKVAVKRTVLPDPKYNSVLVAKFINCLMRDGKKSIAEKIFYSALDIIRERTGNRDVLAVFNKAVSNAKPVLEVKSRRVGGSTYQVPVEVRPERRTTLSIRWIIEYARQRGEKSMQERLASELLDAANNKGNAIKKKEDTHKMAEANKAFAHYRW
- the rpsL gene encoding 30S ribosomal protein S12, with amino-acid sequence MPTVNQLIRKGREKVKSKTHSPALRASPQKRGVCVRVYTTTPKKPNSALRKVARVRLTNGIEITSYIPGIGHNLQEHSIVLVRGGRVKDLPGVRYHIIRGALDSAGVQNRFQGRSKYGAKRPKK